One window of the Dehalococcoidia bacterium genome contains the following:
- the mazG gene encoding nucleoside triphosphate pyrophosphohydrolase encodes MRPGDEELKTFDGLRRVVAILRGPQGCPWDRAQTHRSLRHYLREEAMEAMEAIEVDDPKQLAEELGDLLLQVLMHAHMAEEAGTFTLEDVIYGIATKLIRRHPHVFGGRHLQSPQEVLQQWEELKRQEKGENAHLLDGVPRALPALAQAQALWRRLARLGIGPQSAEEAKQEVLQALQGLAAALTTHERHQRLGHAAMAMAALASILEVDAEDALLDACHALRRRARQAEELARRQGTTIQGLSLEGRRRIWQAAGAEWDP; translated from the coding sequence ATGAGGCCAGGCGACGAAGAGCTCAAGACCTTCGATGGCCTGAGACGCGTGGTCGCCATCCTCAGGGGACCACAGGGCTGCCCTTGGGACCGGGCCCAGACCCATCGCTCCCTCCGGCACTACCTGCGGGAGGAGGCCATGGAGGCTATGGAGGCCATCGAGGTGGACGACCCCAAGCAATTGGCCGAGGAGCTGGGCGACCTCCTGCTACAAGTCCTCATGCATGCCCATATGGCCGAGGAAGCGGGCACCTTTACGCTAGAGGACGTCATCTACGGCATCGCTACCAAGCTTATTAGGCGCCATCCTCATGTCTTCGGCGGGCGCCACCTCCAGTCACCCCAAGAGGTCCTGCAGCAATGGGAGGAGCTGAAGCGCCAAGAAAAGGGGGAGAATGCTCACCTCCTCGACGGGGTGCCACGCGCCCTTCCCGCCCTAGCCCAGGCCCAGGCCTTGTGGCGACGTCTAGCGCGCCTGGGCATCGGCCCTCAATCGGCGGAGGAGGCCAAGCAGGAGGTCCTGCAGGCGCTGCAAGGCCTGGCCGCGGCCCTAACCACCCATGAGCGACACCAGCGGCTGGGACATGCTGCTATGGCCATGGCAGCCTTGGCCTCCATCTTGGAAGTGGACGCGGAGGACGCCCTGCTGGATGCCTGCCATGCCCTCCGCCGCCGCGCCCGCCAGGCCGAGGAGCTGGCCCGGCGGCAGGGCACCACCATCCAGGGACTTAGCCTCGAGGGGCGTCGCCGGATATGGCAGGCCGCGGGGGCAGAGTGGGACCCCTGA